A section of the Arcobacter sp. F155 genome encodes:
- a CDS encoding triose-phosphate isomerase, with the protein MIIASNFKTNHTRKSTATFIDEVNSFLEKENISNDVYVFPTATSLDEFNTVSNLTVGAQNAYATAKGSFTGEIGTEQLDEFGIKTILIGHSERRHILGESQEEITKKFNFYKELGYTIVYCIGEPLEVKEQGIEQTLEYIYEQFVGIDTNYENLILAYEPVWAIGTGVTATNDDIKAVHSAIKQKISKPLLYGGSVKVANVREICSIDGVDGALIGTASWIVEDFKQIIENTKDL; encoded by the coding sequence TTGATAATTGCATCAAACTTTAAAACAAACCATACAAGAAAATCAACAGCTACTTTTATTGATGAAGTTAACTCTTTTTTAGAAAAAGAAAATATTTCTAATGATGTTTATGTTTTTCCAACAGCAACATCATTAGATGAGTTCAATACAGTTTCAAATTTAACTGTTGGAGCTCAAAATGCATATGCAACAGCTAAGGGTTCATTTACAGGTGAAATAGGAACTGAACAGCTTGATGAGTTTGGTATTAAAACAATCTTAATTGGTCATAGTGAAAGAAGACATATTTTAGGTGAATCTCAAGAAGAGATTACTAAAAAATTTAACTTTTATAAAGAGTTAGGATATACAATAGTTTATTGTATTGGAGAGCCTTTAGAAGTTAAAGAACAAGGAATTGAGCAAACTTTAGAATACATTTATGAGCAGTTTGTTGGAATTGATACAAATTATGAAAATCTTATTTTAGCGTATGAACCTGTTTGGGCTATTGGGACAGGTGTAACAGCTACAAATGATGATATTAAAGCAGTTCATTCTGCAATTAAACAAAAAATCTCAAAACCATTATTATATGGTGGAAGTGTAAAAGTAGCAAATGTAAGAGAAATTTGTTCTATTGATGGTGTTGATGGAGCACTGATTGGAACAGCTTCTTGGATTGTGGAAGATTTTAAACAAATTATAGAAAATACAAAGGATTTATAA